Proteins from a genomic interval of Tepidisphaeraceae bacterium:
- the crtI gene encoding phytoene desaturase family protein, with product MNSTTSDNTVIVIGAGLGGLAAACTLAARGHAVTILEANDWLGGKAAVWEQDGYRFDMGPTILTVPRVLKRIFAEAGRRMEDYLDLVALDPQWRCFFDDGSTLDLCADVAKMKQTLAAFSTDPRDVERYEKFINHSHRLHDISERFYFWKSIGGIRDMMDPKASFNLGTLSDVMAMGMGRSVAGTIRSYIGDGRVSQMLDHFTQYVGSSPEASPAVLCGIAHMQTNDGVWYPMGGTGAVPAALAKLARELGVNVITSAEAARIEHDGNGVAGVTLKDGRRLPASAVVSNMDAVRTYRELIGGRDAQKFEKSRGSFEPACSGVVLYLGLKQRYDHLLHHDFVFSRDPHEEFDYIYRRGEPAPDPTCYLAAPAGTEPGVAPAGGEALYVLVHTPYLRPGQDWRKMLPDYRRVILDKLKRTAGLTDIEDRIVVERTLTPQDIHDRYRVLNGAIYGLASHGKFLGAFKPANRRKDIAGLYVAGGAAHPGPGMPMVLMSGWIAGDSLDQDRRGSTASPDTREAALAPV from the coding sequence ATGAATAGCACCACTAGCGACAACACTGTCATCGTTATCGGCGCCGGCCTGGGTGGCTTGGCTGCCGCATGCACGCTGGCGGCCCGCGGGCATGCCGTCACCATTCTGGAGGCCAACGACTGGCTGGGCGGCAAGGCGGCGGTGTGGGAGCAGGACGGTTACCGCTTCGACATGGGTCCCACCATCCTCACCGTGCCGCGCGTGCTGAAGCGCATCTTCGCCGAGGCCGGCCGGCGCATGGAGGACTACCTCGATCTGGTGGCGCTCGACCCGCAGTGGCGCTGCTTCTTCGACGACGGCTCGACGCTCGACCTTTGCGCCGACGTTGCCAAGATGAAGCAGACGCTGGCGGCGTTCTCGACCGACCCGCGCGACGTCGAGCGCTACGAGAAGTTCATCAACCACTCGCACCGCCTGCACGACATCAGCGAACGCTTCTACTTCTGGAAATCCATCGGTGGCATTCGTGACATGATGGACCCCAAGGCCAGCTTTAACCTGGGCACGCTGTCGGACGTGATGGCGATGGGCATGGGCCGCAGCGTCGCGGGCACCATTCGCTCGTACATCGGTGACGGCCGCGTGTCGCAGATGCTGGACCACTTCACGCAGTACGTCGGCAGCAGCCCCGAGGCCTCGCCGGCGGTGCTGTGCGGCATCGCGCACATGCAGACGAACGACGGTGTGTGGTACCCCATGGGCGGCACCGGCGCCGTGCCGGCGGCGCTGGCGAAGCTGGCGCGTGAACTCGGCGTAAACGTGATCACCAGTGCTGAAGCGGCCCGCATCGAACACGACGGCAACGGCGTGGCCGGCGTGACGCTGAAGGATGGCCGCCGGCTGCCGGCGAGCGCGGTCGTGTCGAACATGGACGCCGTGCGCACCTACCGCGAGTTGATCGGCGGTCGCGACGCGCAGAAGTTCGAGAAGTCGCGCGGCTCGTTCGAGCCCGCCTGCAGTGGCGTGGTGCTCTACCTCGGCCTGAAGCAGCGTTACGACCATTTGCTGCACCACGACTTCGTCTTCTCGCGCGACCCGCACGAGGAGTTCGACTACATCTATCGACGCGGCGAACCGGCGCCTGATCCCACGTGCTACCTGGCCGCACCGGCCGGCACGGAACCGGGCGTGGCGCCCGCCGGTGGCGAGGCGCTGTACGTGCTCGTCCATACGCCCTACCTGCGGCCGGGCCAGGATTGGAGGAAGATGCTGCCCGACTATCGCCGCGTCATCCTGGACAAGCTGAAGCGCACCGCCGGCCTGACGGACATTGAGGACCGCATCGTCGTCGAGCGCACGCTGACGCCGCAGGACATCCACGACCGCTACCGCGTGCTGAACGGCGCTATCTACGGCCTTGCGTCTCACGGCAAGTTCCTGGGCGCGTTTAAACCCGCCAATCGTCGTAAGGACATCGCGGGGCTGTACGTCGCCGGTGGCGCGGCGCACCCCGGACCCGGCATGCCGATGGTGCTGATGAGCGGCTGGATCGCGGGCGATTCGCTGGATCAGGATCGGCGTGGCAGTACGGCCTCGCCTGACACGCGCGAGGCGGCGCTGGCACCGGTGTAA